The Lemur catta isolate mLemCat1 chromosome 6, mLemCat1.pri, whole genome shotgun sequence sequence agtgagactctgtctcaaaaaaagagcaaaaaatccacatataatttttgagccccccaaaacttaactactaatagcctactgttgatcaGAAGACTTACCAATAATATAGtctattaaaatactttatatattatatgtattaaatactgtattttacaataaagtaagttAGAGGatagaaaatgttaagaaaatgtatttactattcattaggtagaagtggatcatcataaaggtctttatcctcattGTCTTTGcactgagtaggctgagaaggaggaacaggaggggttggtcttgttATCTCAGGGGTGGCAAAAATGGAGTAAACTCCACgcataagtggacccacacagttcaaacctgtgttgttcaaggttCGACTGTATTTGGATATACAGCCTTTATGGAGAtaatgaaggttaaatgaggtcataagggtggaacCAATAGGACccgtgtccttataaaaagaggaagagacaccaggagtCTCTAGGTATAGGGGAAAGACCATGTGAGAACACAATGAGAAATTGGCAATctgaggagagaggcctcaggagcaACCACACCTGCTGACTGACACTTTGATCTTGTACTTCCAacctccaaaactatgagaaataaatttgtgcgGTTTAGGCCATCATCCAGTCTGGGattttttgttatggcagccctagcagactaatacagtaGGTATGGGtctttattcatctattttctgGTACCCTATGAGCCCCACTCAATctgaaaacttattttcttcttcacctaaaaaaaaaacaactcaataatttaaaaaaatcattttctcatttcctttttttttttagtttagggttttgttttttttttgtatgtttgtttttttagacagagtctcacctgccctggctagagtgcagtggcatgatcatagctcactgcaacctcacactcctgggcccaagcgattctcctgcctcagcttcctgagtagttgggactacaggcatgtgccaccacaccacacccagctgatttttctattttttgtcgagacagggtctcgcttttgcctAAGCTGACCACAGCTATTCTTAAGTGCTTTATGTGGATATGATTCAGGAATTTATCCAAGTTTACTTCAGATATTCAATGCCACATAGGTGATAAGTCTCCACTCCCAGGACTGTGTTCAAGAATGGGACACAGTAAGTAGTTAGAAATGCTGGAGACTACTTAGCACAGATATATGTTCTTTATTTCATCCACGTGCTTAAACACACATGTGACTGATGTTAGCCTTGCCTCTCTCCGCTTAGCAGCAGCCAGCCCCTATTTCTTATCAAATATTGTGCATTTAATATGTACTAGggacccaggcatggtggctcatgcctgtattcccagcactttgggaagctaaggcaggaggaccacttgaggccagacGTCTGAGGGTCCAATGAGCTATGACTGTACCACTGCAtatcagcctgggtgacagagtttaGAGTGGGAATGTGGGAAAGTGGCAGAAACATATAGGACATACCAAAGAACAAGATCTTAGGTATTCAGGTTGAATTTGTGACAAGGAACAAAGTTTCAGCAGCCAGTACAAAATGGGCAAATATTTGCAGAGATTACGTCCCTTACTGATCATAGGGGAAAGCAAATATGTCCTTTCCTCATAGGACAGAGAACTAGGCAGAACAGTATTGGGGAACGACCAAATCTACTAAGGCAGTCTCACTTCTCAGTGACTGGACTCTGATAATTTGGGTAAGTGGGtgggaaaaaaatggaggaaGTCCTAGGTGATTTGTAAATGGAAGCAAGTGGGAGCAATTGGGTTGCATTTCCTATTTCCTAGGCCTTTACCTAAACAAAACAGAAGCTTAAATTGTTTGTATGTTTTGGGTTTCTCCCCTTTCTAGGGTGCTCTGCTCCGAACTCTCCTTCAAACATGCATGGCCTCGGACTCATCATGATACCAGTTGAGCTGCTTCTTTGCTGCCTCCTCCTACACCCTGTGGATGCCATTTCATATAGAAACCAGGCAAATGTCTTGATGTACCTTCCCTTGTCCTTGGGATCCCAGACACCCTCCTCAGACCCCTTGTCCTGCCAGACCATGCTCCCAAAGTCCTTGCCTGGCTTCACCCACATGGCCCCTCTACCCAAGTTCCTGGTAGGCCTGGCCCTAAGGAATGCCCTGGAGGAAGCTGGCTGCCAGGCTGACATCGGAGCCCTGCAGCTTCAGCTCTACCGCTGGGGTGGTGTGAATGCTACACAGGTCCTCATCTACCATCTTCAAAGGCTCCAGAAAGGCAGAAGCACAGGGAGGGGAGTGTCAGTGGAAGCCCTGGCCGCTGCTCTGCAGCTGTTAGCCAGTCAGCAACCAGGCTCACACAGGGGCCGACGCTCCCTCCCCACCAATAACTGTGAGAATGAGCAAGAACAAGGTGTGCACAGTATCCTCCAGCTATTGCCAGGAGTGGGAACTTACTACAACCTGGGCACAGCTTTCTATTATGCTGCTCAGAACTGCTCAGACAAGGCCAAGGAACGAAGCCAAGAAGGGGCCATAGATCTGGGATATGACCTTCTGATGGCCATGAGCGGGCTGTCAGGGGGGCCGGCGGGTCTAGTGATCAGTGCTGCACTTAAACCTGCATTAAAGGCTGGGGTTCAGCAGTTGATCCAGTATTATCATGATGAGAAAGAGGCAAACACCCCTCAGCCAGAGACCAGCATGGAGGGCTTAGTGGGCACCTCAGATACGAGTGACTTGGAAGAAACGACTACAATGACTCCTTTGGTGTCGGAAGTAGTAAGTTCAGCTCCCTACCGGGGGTGGGCCTTATTCAAGAGCCATGACTTAGCTCCTGGGGCTGGGAGTCTTGGAATATAAAAGAAGGTggtaaccaaaaagaaaagaaaaaacgaaTAAATCTAATATTCTGACAAGCTGTCTGTGTGTGTTCAAAATCTAAATCTCTGATTTGTTATCCAGGAGGAAGCAGTGCTGTCAAATGTAGAAATGTAAAAGTTTGGGGTTTGGAGTCAGAGGATTTGGTTTTGAAACCAGGCTCCACTTGTTTATGCCTGGGTGATCACTGACTAGTGACTTATTTCTCGAAAGAAggtcagtttttaaatttctaaaggGAAGATAATGCCTCTCATCTCAATGGGTAGTTGTGGAAATTAGGGATGACACAATGTAGGTAAAGTGCTTATCACGGAACtctcaataaatagttattgttTTTATCATCTCAACCCTCCCCTTCCCATGCCAGAGCGTCGAAATTCCGGTCCCACCCCTTCCTACGGATCCCTTAGTTCCTCCAGGGCTCTCAAGCTAGTTTCGGTTCCGCCATCAAAGGGTAAGTTCTCGAAAATCAGCTGTTCCAGTCGGGGGGGGGTAGTCCATTAATTGGACACTTCCTCACGTAGGTATGGGGCGGGGCTTACTTGAGCTTCTCCACCAATCCCTGGAGCTGGAGGTGTGGTTTTGGCCAGCTTGTCCCGCCCTGGGGGGGGCGGAGTTGCGGCGGCACCAATGAGCTCACAGTCTGGGGAAGGGCTTGTGAGTGACCGCCAGGGGCGGGGTGCCGGCTGGGAATGGAGAGCTTGGGGCTTTAGGGGCCGACCCAAGCCCTCTACAAAGGGGCGGGTCCGAGGGGCGGGTCGAAgttgggggcggggcgggaggctctgtttctctggggacCGGAAGTCGCTACCAAAGCCATTGGAGGGCGCGGGGACTGAGACCCTAACAAGGTATGGTCCCTGAGAGGGTGTgctggggtagggtggggtgagAGTGAGAATCCCCCCTTGGGAAGGGCTGCTGGTCGTGGTGGGTACGCCCTGGACCGCGCAGCTTGTGTCCCCAGGTTGAAATAGGAGCTGTCGTCCACTGGGTCCTGCCTGGATCTTACCCTCCTGCCCAGCCTAGCTCCCCGACCCTAACGTCCTCCCAAGAGTACTCCGTGGGTTTCAAGACCAGGAACCTGGGTTGCATTGTTGCATTGGTTCGGTGTCTTAGGCAATGCTTTTGCCTCtgctttgcattattttttatcttcacCAAAAAACAATGTCCAAAAATAGATACGATTTATCATCTTTATTCGTTATGTAAAAAAGTGTAAGACACTGAAAGGTGAAAttatttgcctaaggtcacacacaAAATCCAGTTCATTTCAGAAAAGGTTACTGAGTGCAAAATATGTTGCCTAAGAGAGTGAAAGataactggaggaaaaaaattgagtGTTACGGCTCTTAACCTCAGTGTTTGCGATCTGTTTGGAGAGAACTGTTtcaggttttggttttttgtttgttttaatatttaaatctcAGGGCTCACTTGCTGCCTTGCTCCTTTGATACCAGCCACTTAGTTCCTCAAGAAATGACCtcatcatttttttgtttcttaaaagcagTGCAGATACATAGTTTAAAAAGTCAAGCACCACTAAaagagttaaaatgaaaaataggagcCCCTGCTcaatccctcccctccccagtttCTAGAAGGGCAGCTTTATTCATGCTGGTGGAAAAGACTCTCTCCCACcccaaacatttttctttgttttgtgatAAAATCATGTGACCTTTTTAGACCACAGATACGCATGTTTGTTAGACTCAGCCTGCAACAGAGTAAGTTTCCATTTCCTAAACAGACATTAGATGGCAGTGGAGAGAAAGATGCATGGTACAGCCTGCTTCGTGACAGGCATAAACCAGTTTTAAGTGAAAATTTGGGGTCTCACAAAGTTAATCCATATGGAGAATCAGAGATTCACAGGTCATAAAAGTGTCACAATTTTGCACAGCATTTAAACATCTTCTAGAATAGAATTCCTCCTTCCTACATAGAGGgcgatttatttttgtatttttttttaaggctggtcaggTGAGAGGGCAGTTTAAAGAGTGTACTTAACTTACCTCCAAGAAGATTTTAGCCCCTAAAAAACTTCAGGGATACCAGGGATCATTCTGTAATAAATACTTAAGACTGTGAGATgctgtggttcacacctgtaatctcagcacttgtggaggccgaggtgggaggattacttaaggtcaagagtttgagaccagcctgggcaactagtgagaacctatctctacaaaaaagattttaaaaaatagccaggtgtgggactgcagtcccagctactcaggaggctgaggtgggaggatcatatgagcccaggtgttggaggttgcagtgagctatgatcgttccactacactccagcctgaacaagagagcAAAAGCCTGTCtctaagataaataaataaataaataaatacttgagaCTGATCCCGATCTTTAAATACTTTAgcataaataaacacaaatttaaaataaataattgagggACACAGATAAATAGAACAGTAGAAATATTATTGTTTGTTGAAGCTAGATGATAGGTACCTGGAAGATCCTTGTCCTATTCACtctacttttgtgtgtgtttgaaaattgCCATTAAAACAAGAAGACACATGTATTGGAACTGTTAAATACAGTTTGAggatccctaatccaaaaatccaaaatgttccaatgtGCATTTCCTCTAAATATCATGTCATTGCTCAAAtagtttcagattttattttatttatttatttatttttgagacagagtctcactctgttgcccaggctagagtgccgtggcgtcagcctagctcacagcaacctcaaactcctaggctcaggcaatcctcctgcctcagcctcccaaatagctgagactacaggcatgcgtcaccatccctggctaattttttctatgtattttaagttgtccagctaatttctttctattttttttagtagagacaggatctcgctctggcttaggctggtctcgaactcctgagctcaaaggatctgcccacctcggcctcccagggtgctaggattacaggtgtgagccaccgcacccggcccagttTCAGATTTTAAAgcgttttagattttggatttttggattagggttgTTCAGCTGGTAAGTATATAACGCaagtattccaaaaaaaaaaaaaagatctgaaatccaaaatgcttctggtcccaagcattatAGATAAGGGATACTCTACCCATAATACTCCTTGGAAGAATGTGCACCAAACTGATAACAGTGGTTACTTctggagaagaaggaaaggaaccACTATTGGGAGTAGGGCCAATGTAAACTgtaatgttttctgtatttttttttacttttataacttaaacattttaaactagtAATAAGAAACAATCATGAGACTATGGACAATTCAGTCCAGCAAAATATCCAATTGGGAACCTGCATCCTTCTGACTCAGATCCCAAATGGCACAGTGGGAGATGCTGCAGAATCTTGACAGCCCATTTCAGGACCAGCTACACCAGCTCTACTCACATAGCCTCCTGCCAGTGGACATTCGACAGTACTTGGCCGTCTGGATTGAAGACCAGAACTGGTGAGGCCTTTAGGAAGTTGGGGGGTGGTGAAGAAGTTGGTTCCTTTCTTCTCAGCCCCCAGGATCCTGGAGGTATCATGGGCAGAGGTGGGTTGGAAAGCCTCTGTACAGTAGCAGAAACACTAATCCTTGTTGTCACTGGTCCCCAGGCAGGAAGCTGTACTGGGCAATGATGATTCCAAGGCTAACATGCTATTCTTCCACTTCTTGGACCAACTGAACTATGAGTGTGGCCGCTGCAGCCAGGACCGTGAGCTCTTGTTGCTACATCATAACTTGCGAAAATTCTACCGGGACATTCAGGTACCTGCAGGAATGGGGAATACAAGATAGGGCTGGGAGCTGAGTGCAGAGGAGTAAGGTGTGGGGTATGGAATAGTACCTGGAGGtgcaaggagggagagagggacagatcTGGGGAAAGGGGGACAGAGTCTGGATTTGGCAGATCACTGGCAGAGAGGACAGGGTCTGCATGACACTGCTGGGAGGGTGCCAGGGTTTGGGGGTCCAATGATGAAAGGGAAAAGGCTATTAGGGACGCTGAAGGAAGAGGAAGTACTGGGGTCATTGGTGGGGATGGTCTAGGGTGGTAGGCATTGGGGATGGTTGAATTGGatcaatcttttctcttttcctactcTAGGCCTTTTCCCAGGGCCCTACCCAATTGGCTGAGATGATGTTTAATCTCCTTCTGGATGAAAAAAGAATTCTGATTCAGGCTCAGAGGGCTCAACTGGTGAGGACAATTTGGTGGTGACACTGGAAGCTCCTGGAGTAGAGAGGAACCATGGAAAAGACTCAGGGAATGTCTCAGAACAGGATCCTCCCACATCTTGTGGTATAATTTCAGGCGTGGATTTagtagcagtccccaacctttttggcaccagggaccattttcatggaaaaaaatttttccacagacgagGCCAGCAGGGTATGGTTTCAGGGTGATTCATttgattacatttattgtgagttttatttctattattacattgtaataaataatgaaataattatacaactcagcATAGGTTGGGACCCCTGATTAAGGGATGAATGGTCAGAGTTGAAATGTGCTCAGAGGCTCTTATTTCAGGAACAAAGCAACCCAGTTCTTGAAGCACCTATGCAAAGCCAGCAGCATGAGATTGAATCCCGGATCCTGGATTTAAGGGCTATGATGGAGGTTGGTAGATGTGGCAACAGTTAGGGTGGGCAGGGCTTAGCCTACCTGCTCCCTCAGAAACAGCCTCATCAGGGTCCCATCCCCTCTGCAGAAGCTGGTGAAATCCATCAGCGAACTGAAAGACCAACAGGATGTCTTCTCTTTCCGATATAAGACTCAGATCAAAGGTAAGGTAGGAAGTACACTGAAGGGTGAGAGGAAGACAAGTGCCTGCTGAGAGGCCAAGGGTGGGAGGGGAAAGTACCAGTGATCACTAGTCACCTTTGGCTACACTCCACCTGACTATAGTCCTGCTACCATGCAATGCTAGAAGTGTCAGGGTATGTTGTGGAGGTCGATTTGGAAGTCTGGCTGCGGAACAGCTAGTCAATGTTGAAGGAAATGCATGGAAAACTGACTTAGCAGATTGAAGGGGTGTCTGGTCTAAGCATGACCATTCAGAATTTGCCTGAGCATCCCACAGGTACCTGCTTTGGTCGgtttccccttcttcctccaaAATTCCCCTTCACTGACTCCAACTGGGACCCTggacagaaaggaaaggagaaggatcCCATGATCTGACTCCTGCTCCTGCCATCCAGGGGAGACATCTTCTTTGGACCCCCATCAGACCAGACAGCAGCAGCGTCTGCAAGAAACTCTCAATGAACTGGACAAAAAGAGaaaggtgggaggcagaggacagagggagTGGGGAACTAGGAAAAATGAGGGATCTGGGTCCTTGCCCCTTTGCCTTGGCTTCATTGTCTCCTCATTCCCAGTTGGATGGTGGAGGGCAATAGTGAGAGGTGCTCAGCATTCATGTTATCTCTTTCCTAGGAGGTCCTGGATGCCTCCAAAGCACTGCTAGGCCGGTCAACTACCCTAAT is a genomic window containing:
- the LOC123639647 gene encoding apolipoprotein F-like, coding for MHGLGLIMIPVELLLCCLLLHPVDAISYRNQANVLMYLPLSLGSQTPSSDPLSCQTMLPKSLPGFTHMAPLPKFLVGLALRNALEEAGCQADIGALQLQLYRWGGVNATQVLIYHLQRLQKGRSTGRGVSVEALAAALQLLASQQPGSHRGRRSLPTNNCENEQEQGVHSILQLLPGVGTYYNLGTAFYYAAQNCSDKAKERSQEGAIDLGYDLLMAMSGLSGGPAGLVISAALKPALKAGVQQLIQYYHDEKEANTPQPETSMEGLVGTSDTSDLEETTTMTPLVSEVVSSAPYRGWALFKSHDLAPGAGSLGI